The genomic DNA ATCTCCGGCTCTCCTCCGTCCTGGGGCTCGTAACGATCCGCGCGGGTGTCTTCCCCGGGAGGAAGGACTTCCTGCTCGGGCGCTGGCTCGGACGGAGGGGGCGGCGGTGGGGCCTCCCGTACCGGAGGCGTAGCCACGGGCGGCCGAGGCTCGACCCGTCGGGGAGGCGGCACGGAGGCCACGGGAGGTGGGGTCTCCGTGGCGACGGGAGGCCGCACCGCTCCCGCCTGGGGCGCGGGGCCAGCGGGCAACGGGCCCGGCTCGCGCCAATGAGTCGTCCCCCACAGGCCCAAGGCGAGCAGAAGCACGCAGGCCGCGCCCAACAGGAGTCCGTACCGCAACCGCATCAGGTTCCTCCACCCGGTCCGGCGATCTTGAGACGTTCAAGCTCCTCGTCGATGACCTGACGGAAGGTCTCGAACGGGAAGGCCCCGGGCAGCAGACGCCCGTTGACGAGCACCGCGGGCGTACCGCTCGGACCCACGAGGTTGACACCGTACTCCGTGTCCTCGCGGATCGCCTTCTGGAACCCGCCGTCCGTCATCGCGGTGTGGAACTTGTCCATGTCCAGACCCAGCTCGGTCGCATACCGCTCGAGCAGGGAGCGCTGAAGGGCGAAGGGCCTGCTGAAGATCTTGTCGTGCATCTCCCAAAAGCGGCCCTGCGCACCCGCCGCGCGCGCGGCCTCATGGGCGGCCATGGCTTCCGGGTGGATCTCCGTGTTCGGCGCGTCCTTCCACACGATGCGAACCTTGTCTCCATACCGGGAGCGGACCTGTTCCAGCGTCTTCTCCAGGCGCGTGCAGTAGGGGCACTGGAAGTCCGAGAACGTCACGAGGGTGATGGGCGCGTCCTTCGGCCCCCGCACGGGCGAGTTCCCGATGTCGACCTGGTAGACGCCCTTGGGCAGCGGGGGCAGTTCCCCCCGCTTGGGTCCCGCCTCGCGTCCGTTGGCGATGAGGGTGGCATACAGGTTCTCGGGCGCCGCGCCCTGTTTCAGCGCCCGGTTCGCGTTCTGGAGTTCCGTCGCGATGAGCGAACGCACCGACTCCAGCGTCAGCGTGGTGCTCTCCAACTGGCCACGCCTCACCTCGCCGTACTCCAGGCGCCGTCCATTGATGAAGAGCGTGGGCAGGTTGCCAATGACCAGGGTCTCGGAGACGTCCAGATCCCGGGCGACGTGCGCCGAGTAGGTCCGCTCGTCGAGCGCGGCGCGGAAGCGCTCCAGGTCCAACCCGAGCTGGCGAGCATGCTCCTCGAACTTCGGCCGCTCGAAAGAGGAGTCCGCGAAGAGCTTGTCGTGCATCTGCCAGAACTTGCCTTGCGCGCCAGCCGCCAGGGCGGCCTCGGAGGCCAGGATGGCGCCCGGGTGATCCGGCACGGGGCGGAACTTCCACACGATCCGCACGTCCTTGGGAAAGGCCGCCACGGCGGTGTTGAGCACGGACTCGAACGCACCACAGCGCTCGCACTCGAAGTCGGACCACAGCACGACCGTCACCTTGGCGTCCGCGGGACCCTTCGACGGGGAATCACCCACCTCGACCTTGTAGACAGGATCCGGGTCGAGCGGGCTCTCGTCGTGAGGAGCCTGCTTCGCTGGCGCCTCGGCGGACGCGGGCGCGCTCTCGACGGGAGCGTCGGCCAACCGCTGGTAGAGCTCACGCGGGGCCACGCCCTGGTCGAGCATCGCGTCCGCCACGGCGACCTCCTCGGCCACGAGTGCCTGGAGGGCCGCGAGGTCCACCGAGCCGCGCAAGGCCCGGCCATTCACGAAGAAGACGGGAACGCCCCGGGCCTGGAGCTGCGCGGCGAGGATCGCGTCGGCATCGACCTTCTCGCGAGCGCGCTCGGAGTCGAGTGCATCCCGGAAGCGCGCCACGTCGAGCCCCAGCTGCTCGGCGTAACGCTCGAGCGACGGCCGATCGAGCGCGTCCCGGTGGGAGAAGAGCAGATCGTGATAGCGCCAGAACTGACCCTGCTCCGCCGCGGCGGCCGCGGCTTCAGCGGCGACTTGGGCGTGGGGATAGATGGGCAACGGGTTGTAGCGATACTGAACGCGGAGGGAGTCTCCGGCCCCCCTCCGCAATTCATTCACCTGCTCCGTGGCCCGCGAACAATACGGGGACGCGAAGTCACAGAAGAGGACCAGCGTGACCTTGGCGGTCGCGGGCCCTCGCAGCGGCAGCGCGCTGAGAGGAACCCAGGTCCGCTCGATCTTCCCGCTGGGGAGAGGACGCCGCGAGCGCTCCTTGCACCCAAGCACCGTGAGGAGCGCCAACAACGACAGCCCGAGGGCGGATGCTCGCATGATCCCTCTCCTGACTCCGAACCCGTTTGGAGCCGCGCTCAGTAGTGGAACGTGGCCGAGGCCTGTCCGTAGCCGTAGGTGAAGTTGCCCTTGCCCGCGCAGGTGCCGTCACCATGCGGGATGGCGAGCGACTTGAGGAGGGCGTCGGTGCCCTCGAACATGTTGCAGCACGAGTGGTCCCACACGGTGGCGTACACGCTCTTGCCATTGGCGACGACGCGCACCGACTGACCGCAGCTCAGACGCTGGGCGGAGTCACGCGCGAAGCCCAGACGGGTGTCGCTGCAACCGTAGCCGCAGGCGCCCGTGGCGTTGTTGCCATTGGCGCACTTGAGCCACGAACACTTGCCCTCGTAGTAGAGCGTCTTGGTCACGGAGGCCATCGCCGTGACGCGCCCCCCCTCCTCACCCGGGTTGGGCAGGCTCTCATCCGGAGCGGCCTCACCAGCGCCACATCCCGTCAGTCCCAGCAACACCACGGCGCCCAGTCCAGCCAGCGTCAACGTCTTCATCGGTGACTCCTTCGTGCATCGGGTGGAATCCGGCCGCGAAGGTGACAGCGAGCGATGAAGCAGGGCCGGCATGTCTGGTTTCTATAGAACGGGAATTCCCGCTCAGTCAAGAAATACCTGGAAACCAGAGATGCCGGCCCGGGGCGCCCCTCGCGCCCGGACTACTTCACCCCGAGGTAGTCCTGGAGCGGCTTGACGGTCTGCTCCTTGTGCGTGAGCGATTCCATGGCACCCACGGCCATGCGCGCCGCCTGCACGGTGGTGAAGTACGGCACGCTGTGCATGAGCGCCTCCCGGCGGATGGAGAAGCTGTCGGAGATCTCCTGCTTGCCGAAGGTGGTGTTGATGACGAGGACGATCTGCCCGTCCACGATCTTGTCCACGATGTGAGGCCGGCCCTCGGCCACCTTCAGCACCTTCTCCGTGTCGATGCCCTTGGTCGCCAGGTACTGGTGCGTGCCGCCCGTGGTGACGAGCTTGAAGCCGAGCGCGCGCAGGCGCCGGGCCAGATCCACCACCGCCGGCTTGTCGTCGTTGCGCACGGAGATGAACACCTTGCCGCTCTTGGGCAGCTTCACGCCCGCGGCCTGCTGGCTCTTGGCGAAGGCGGCCGGGAAATCATCCGCGATGCCCATCACCTCGCCCGTGGACTTCATCTCGGGCCCGAGAATCACGTCCACCCCGGCGAAGCGCGCGAAGGGGAACACGGACTCCTTGACGGCCACGTGGCGGAACTCGGGCTCGCGCGTGGCGCCCAGCTCCGCGAGCGTCTTGCCCACCATGCACAAGGACGCGATCTTCGCGAGCGGCATGCCCGTGGCCTTGGAGATGAAGGGCACCGTGCGGCTCGCGCGCGGGTTCACCTCGAGCACGTAGATGGTCTTGCCCTGGATGGCGAACTGCACGTTCATCAGGCCCACCACGCCCAGCTCCCGCGCCAGGGCGATGGCCTGATCCTTCATGCGCTCGACCAGGTCCGGCGACAGCGAGTGCGGCGGCAGCGTGCACGCCGCGTCTCCCGAGTGCACGCCCGCTTCCTCCACGTGCTCCAGCACGCCGCCCACGAGCACCGCTCCGGTCCGGTCCGCCACCAGATCCAGGTCCACCTCGATGGCCTCCTTGAGGAAGCGGTCGATGAGGACCGGGTGCTCGGGCGACGCGCTCACCGCCTCGCGCATGTAGCGCTCCAGGCTCACCTGATCGTAGACGACCTCCATGGCCCGGCCGCCGAGCACGTAGGAGGGGCGCACCATGACGGGGTAGCCGATGCGCTCGGCCACGCGGTAGGCCTCCTCGTGGCTGCGCGCCACGCCGTTCTCCGGCTGGGTGAGGCCCAGCTTCTCGATGAGCTGCGCGAAGCGCTCACGGTCCTCGGCCCGGTCGATGGCGTCCGGGGGGGTGCCGAGGATGGGCAGGCCCGCCTTCTCCAGGGGCACGGACAGGCGCAGCGGCGTCTGCCCACCGAACTGGACGATGGCGCCCACGGGCTTCTCGCGCTGCGATACCTCGAGCACGTCCTCGATGGTGAGCGGCTCGAAGTACAGCCGGTCCGACGTGTCGTAGTCCGTGGACACCGTCTCCGGGTTGCAGTTGACCATCACCGTTTCGTACCCGGCCGAGCGCAGCGCGAAGGCCGCGTGCACGCAGCAGTAGTCGAACTCGATGCCCTGGCCGATGCGGATGGGGCCACTGCCCAGGATGAGCACCTTCTCGCGCGAGGTGGGGGGCGCCTCGTCCTCCTCCTCATAGGTGGAGTACAGGTAGGGCGTGTAGGCCTCGAACTCGGCGGCGCAGGTGTCCACGCGCTTGAACACGGGCCGGATGCCCTTGGCGTGCCGGCGCGCGCGCACCTCGGCTTCCGTGCACCCGAGCAGCTTCGCCAGGTACTTGTCCGAGAAGCCATCCGCCTTGGCCGCGCGCAGCACGTTGCCAGGCACCGCGTCCAGTCCACCCAAGGCCTGGAACTGCTGAGCCTCCTGCACCAGCGCCTGGATGTGACGCAGGAACCAGGGATCGATCGCCGACAGCTCGAAGACGTCCTCCACGGACAGGCCCTCGCGGAAGGCCTGGGCCACGTAGAGCGGGCGCTCGGGGCGGGGCACGCGCAGGTAGTCGCGCAGCACCTTGCGCCGCGCGTCCTTGTCCGTGGGCAGCTCGGGCGTCTCCATGCCCGTGTTGCCGGACTCCATGGAGCGCATGGCCTTGAGGTAGGCCTCGCGGAAGGTGCGGCCGATGGCCATCACCTCGCCCACCGCGCGCATGCTGGTGGTGAGGGTGCGATCGGCGTGGGGGAACTTCTCGAAGTTGAAGCGAGGCACCTTCACCACCACGTAGTCGAGCGTGGGCTCGAAGGAGGCGGGGGTGTCGCGGGTGATGTCGTTGCGCAGCTCGTCCAGCGTGTAGCCCAGGGCCAGCTTCGCGGCGATCTTCGCGATGGGATAGCCCGTGGCCTTGGACGCGAGCGCGCTGGAGCGCGACACGCGCGGGTTCATCTCGATGACCACGATGCGCCCGTCACGCGGGTTGACGCCGAACTGGATGTTGCTGCCGCCCGTGTCGACGCCGATCTCCCGGATGATGCGCAGGGACGCCTCGCGCAGCCGCTGGTACTCCCGGTCGGTGAGCGTCTGGGCCGGGGCCACGGTGATGGAGTCCCCCGTGTGCACGCCCATGGGGTCCAGGTTCTCGATGGAGCAGACGATGATGACGTTGTCCGCCGAGTCGCGAACGACCTCCAGCTCGTACTCCTTCCAGCCGAGCACGCTCTCCTCGACGAGGATGGTGGAGTTGGGGCTCGCCTTGAGGCCCGAGCGGCAGATGGCCTCGAACTCCTCGCGGTTGTAGGCGATGCCGCCGCCGGTGCCCCCCAGGGTGAAGGAGGGCCGGATGATGGCGGGGAAGCCAATCTTCTCGCCGATGGCGAAGGCCTCCTCCATGTTGGTGGCGTAACCGCTCTCGGGCAGGGCCACGCCGATGCGCTGCATGGCCGCCTTGAAGAGCTGCCGGTCCTCGGCCTTGTTGATGGCCTCCAGGGACGCGCCGATGAGCCGCACGCCGTACTTCTCGAGAATCCCCTGCTCGGCGAGCGCCTTGGCGAGGTTGAGCGCCGTCTGACCGCCCATGGTGGGCAGGACCGAGTCGGGCCGCTCCTGGGCGAGGATGCGCTCGGCCACCTCGACGGTGATGGGCTCGATGTACGTGCGATGAGCGAACTCCGGGTCCGTCATCACGGTGGCCGGGTTGCTGTTGAGCAGGACGACTTCGACGCCCTCCTCCCGCAGAGCCTTGATGGCCTGGGTCCCTGAGTAATCGAACTCGCACGCCTGCCCGATCACGATCGGGCCCGAGCCAATGACGAGAACCTTCCGGATATCATTTCGCTTAGGCATCGAGGGGGGGCCCATAGCACGTTCGCTCGCGCTTGCACGAACCGTGTGAAGCAGGAGGTCGCGGTTGGACGGGTCTCTGGTAGGCTCCCTCCCCGTTTTTCGGAGGATTCATGCGTCCCTGGTCCCTGGTCCTGCTGCTGTCCACCACCTCCCCCGCCCTCGCCCAGGAAGCCCCCGCCGAGCCTCCAGCATCCGCGCCAGCGGCACCGGCCTCCACACCGGCACCAGCGCCCGCCGCCGAGAAGCCACCCCGTCCCCGTGCCGCGTCCCCGGCGCCCGCGCCTTCACCCGCCAGCGCGGAAGACGAGGGCACGCGGCAGTCCATCCGCGACGACGCGCAGTTCGTGATCAACTACCTGCTCACCGGGGACGTGCGCGGCACCGTGTCGATGATCGCCTTCCCCTTCCAGTTGGAGGAGAGGCGGTTCGACACGCCGGAGCCGCTCGTGGCCACGTGGGTGAAGCAGCTGCGCGACAAGCGCACGGACCTCATCACGCTCTACGACATCGAGGTCCTGCCCTACGCCGACTTCGAGAAGAAGTACGGCAAGCCCCCCGCCCGGCTGGGCGCCATCGTCCCCCGCGGCGTCGAGGTGTACGCCGCCGTGGCGAACCTCTCGGGACACGCGGCCATCCTGCTCTACCGCCCGTCCCTCGATGGATGGCGCGCGTTCGCCTACACGGACTGAGCGCGGCGCTCAGCGCACGGCGGCGGTGAACTCGCGGAAGCGCTCCAGCCCCTTGCGCAGCTGCTCGCGCGAGGTGGCGAAGCTCAAACGGATGTTCGCATCCACGCCGAAGGGGGCGCCCGGCACCGCGGCGATCCGGAAGTCATTGAGGAGGATTTCCGACACCTGGAGCGAGCCCTTGAGCGGCGTGCCCTTGTAGGAGCGCCCATAGAGCCCCGAGATGTTGGGCAGCACGTAGAAGGCCCCCTCGGGAGTGCGGCAGCGCACGCCGTCCATGGAGTTGAGCGTCTCCACCACCATGTCCCGCCGGGCCCGGTACTCCTTCACCATGGGCTCGAACAGGGACTCGGGGCCCTTGAGCGCCGCCACCGCGGCCTTCTGCGAGAAGGACGAGGGGTTGGACGTGGACTGATCCTGGATCATCTGCATGCCCGCGATGAGCCACTTGGGACCCGCCGTGTACCCCAGGCGCCAGCCCGTCATGGAGAACGCCTTGCTCATGCCGTTGACGACCACCAGACGCGACACCAGATCCGGCGCCACGTTGCCGATGTTCGAGAACTCGCCCGCGTAGAGCAACTTCTCGTAGATGTCGTCGCTCACCAGCAGGCAGTCATGTCCGCGCACCGCCTCGGCGATCTTCGTGAGCGTGTCCCGCGACAGCACCACGCCGGAGGGGTTGCTCGGGCTGTTGATGATGAGCGCCTTGGTGCGCGGCGTGAGCGCCTTGCGGATGGCCTCGGGGTCCGGCGCGAAGCCGTCCTCTTCCCGCGTCTCGATGATGACCGGCTTGCCCCCGGCCAGCTGCACCATGTCCGGGTAGCTCACCCAGTAGGGCGAGAGGATGATGACCTCGTCCCCCTCGTTCAGGAGCGCCTGGAAGATGTTGTAGAGCGAGTGCTTGGCGCCCACCGACACCAGCACCTGATCCGGCGCGTAGGTGAGGTGGTTGTCGCGCGCGAGCTTCGCGCAGATGGCCTCGCGCAGCTCCGGAATGCCCGCGGTGGGCGTGTACTTGGTGAAACCCTGGCCGAGCGCGTCGATCGCCGCCTGCTTGATGAAGTCCGGCGTGTCGAAGTCGGGCTCGCCCGCGGCGAAGCTCACCACGTCCACGCCCTGGGCCGACAGCGCCTTGGCCTTCGCGTTGAGGGCGAGCGTGGGGGACGGTTTGATGGCACTGAGCCGGTTCGCGAGGTTCATGGGAATCGATGTGTTGGGGTGAAGGGGAGGACAACCGAGGGCGGAAGCCGCCCTACTTCGCATACCTGGCGCGCAGCGCCTGGAAGACGCCGGGAGGAACCAACCCCTCCACGTCACCGCCGAACAGGGCCACTTCGCGCACCAGGTTCGACGACACGTAGAAGTAGTCCTCGCCCGTCATCATGAAGACGGTCTCCACGCCGGGAGCCAGCTTGCGGTTCATGTTCGCGAGCTGGAATTCGTATTCGAAGTCCGACACCGCCCGGAGGCCGCGCAACAGCACGTTCACCTGGCGCGACTTCGCGTACTCCACCAACAGGCCGTGGAACGCATCCACTTCCACCCGGGGGTCCGGACAGGCCTCTCGAATGAACGCCTTGCGCTCCTCCTCGGAGAACAAGGGCGTCTTCTTTGGATTCACCGCCACGGCGACGATCACGCGGTCGAACATCTGGAGCGCGCGATGGATGATGCTGAGATGTCCGTTGGTCAGGGGATCGAACGAGCCCGGATAGATGGCGATGCGCATGCGCGCGCAGTCTCGACGCACCCAGACAAACGGTCAAGCAATGCGGAAGAGGCTCACCAGTGTGTCCCCAAAGCGTCTCTGGTCCACCTGGGAGAATCCCACATGCGCCTCCGGGGCGGGCTCGCGCTTGTCGTGCTCGATGACCACCGTCCCCCCCGCCGCCAGCACCCCGTGCTTCGCCACGCCCTCCAACACCGTCTCCACCACGCGCGCCGCGTAGGGCGGGTCCGCGAAGATGAGCTGGAAGCGGTCTCCCCGCTTGCCCAGTGTCTCGAGCGCCCGCTCCACGGGCTGGGCCAGCACCTCCACCCGGGCACCAAACCCCAGCGTGTCCGTGTTCGCCCGGCACAGCGCCAGCGCCTCGCGATCCGAATCCACGAGCACCACGCGCATGGCGCCGCGCGAGACGGCCTCCAGGCCGAGCGCGCCCGTCCCCGCGTAGAGATCCAGGACCTTCTGGCCCTCGAACCACTGGCCCAGGACATTGAAGAGCGACTCGCGCACCCGGTCCGCCGTGGGGCGGATGTGCTTGGACGTCGCCTTGGGGCCCGCCAGCGCCCGGCCTCGTGCACTTCCCGCGACGATTCGCATCAGTCCTCCCGCCTGTCCGCCAGGGCGAGCATGGACTTCCAGCCCGTGCCCGACGCGCCCAACGCCTCGATGACCTCGGAGGCCTCGGCGAAGGTCAACGCCTCCAACCGGCCCTCATCCGCGGCCCCGAGGGGAGCCAGTTGTCCGCCCAGCATGCCCAGCACCTGCCCCGCCCCTACCCCCGCCTTGCGCGCCTTCTCCTCCAACTGCTCGCGCACCGGCTCTGGGTAGGACGCGAGCGCCAGCCGCTCGAAGGGCGCCGAGCACTCCACCTTCTTCACGCCAGCCGCCACGTACGTGGGCAGCACCCGCACCGAGCGCCGCGCCGCCTCGCCCACCGCCACCCCCGCCCCGTGCTGTCCCGCCAGGTCCACCAGGCCGCGCAGGAACTGCACGTCCTGCGCTTCATCGCCCAGGGCGGCCTCGGACACCCGCAGGAAGCGCACCCCGAGGCCCTGCCGTCCAAGTCCCTCCAGCAACGACCGCGCCTCGTCCATCTCCGCGCCCTCGGAGGCCGCGGGAAGGGACACCTCCAGCGCCAGCTCCCGCTCCATCACCGTCTCCGACAGCCGCAGCACGGCCTCCACGGCGGCGCGCGCGGGCAGCCGCGTGACGTCCAGCGACACGAGCGAGAAGCCCGTCTCCACCAGACGGAAGAGTCCTTCCTGGAGGGGACCTAGACTCGCCGGCGCCGTGCCGGGCACCCGCACCGGACCCGCCTGGAGGAAGAGGGGCCGCGCGTGACCATCCGCCTCGGCCACCTCCTGCACCGCCGCCACGAAACGCTCCGCCGAGCCCCGGTCCGCGAGCGGATGGGGACACACGAGGCCCAGCACGGCGTCCTCGCCGCGCCCCGCCGCCAGCAATCCCGGCAGCATCGAGCGCAAGGGCACCGGTAGGCACGGCAGCGCCATGGGTGTCCCCTCGAGCGACTTCGCCAACTCGCGGGGGTTGAGCACGGGCAGCCGAGAGGCGCTCCCCAGCCTCGCCACCACACTCGTCGGCCTCAGCGTCAGCACCTTGTCGAGCACGTTCATCCGGCGGCGGAGAATCCCCGTCCGGCCCTGGCACCGCAAGCGTCCCGTGGCACTTCCGTTCACCCACCCAGGCCCCCCGTCTCCCCCCGG from Melittangium boletus DSM 14713 includes the following:
- a CDS encoding DsbA family protein translates to MRASALGLSLLALLTVLGCKERSRRPLPSGKIERTWVPLSALPLRGPATAKVTLVLFCDFASPYCSRATEQVNELRRGAGDSLRVQYRYNPLPIYPHAQVAAEAAAAAAEQGQFWRYHDLLFSHRDALDRPSLERYAEQLGLDVARFRDALDSERAREKVDADAILAAQLQARGVPVFFVNGRALRGSVDLAALQALVAEEVAVADAMLDQGVAPRELYQRLADAPVESAPASAEAPAKQAPHDESPLDPDPVYKVEVGDSPSKGPADAKVTVVLWSDFECERCGAFESVLNTAVAAFPKDVRIVWKFRPVPDHPGAILASEAALAAGAQGKFWQMHDKLFADSSFERPKFEEHARQLGLDLERFRAALDERTYSAHVARDLDVSETLVIGNLPTLFINGRRLEYGEVRRGQLESTTLTLESVRSLIATELQNANRALKQGAAPENLYATLIANGREAGPKRGELPPLPKGVYQVDIGNSPVRGPKDAPITLVTFSDFQCPYCTRLEKTLEQVRSRYGDKVRIVWKDAPNTEIHPEAMAAHEAARAAGAQGRFWEMHDKIFSRPFALQRSLLERYATELGLDMDKFHTAMTDGGFQKAIREDTEYGVNLVGPSGTPAVLVNGRLLPGAFPFETFRQVIDEELERLKIAGPGGGT
- the carB gene encoding carbamoyl-phosphate synthase large subunit, producing MPKRNDIRKVLVIGSGPIVIGQACEFDYSGTQAIKALREEGVEVVLLNSNPATVMTDPEFAHRTYIEPITVEVAERILAQERPDSVLPTMGGQTALNLAKALAEQGILEKYGVRLIGASLEAINKAEDRQLFKAAMQRIGVALPESGYATNMEEAFAIGEKIGFPAIIRPSFTLGGTGGGIAYNREEFEAICRSGLKASPNSTILVEESVLGWKEYELEVVRDSADNVIIVCSIENLDPMGVHTGDSITVAPAQTLTDREYQRLREASLRIIREIGVDTGGSNIQFGVNPRDGRIVVIEMNPRVSRSSALASKATGYPIAKIAAKLALGYTLDELRNDITRDTPASFEPTLDYVVVKVPRFNFEKFPHADRTLTTSMRAVGEVMAIGRTFREAYLKAMRSMESGNTGMETPELPTDKDARRKVLRDYLRVPRPERPLYVAQAFREGLSVEDVFELSAIDPWFLRHIQALVQEAQQFQALGGLDAVPGNVLRAAKADGFSDKYLAKLLGCTEAEVRARRHAKGIRPVFKRVDTCAAEFEAYTPYLYSTYEEEDEAPPTSREKVLILGSGPIRIGQGIEFDYCCVHAAFALRSAGYETVMVNCNPETVSTDYDTSDRLYFEPLTIEDVLEVSQREKPVGAIVQFGGQTPLRLSVPLEKAGLPILGTPPDAIDRAEDRERFAQLIEKLGLTQPENGVARSHEEAYRVAERIGYPVMVRPSYVLGGRAMEVVYDQVSLERYMREAVSASPEHPVLIDRFLKEAIEVDLDLVADRTGAVLVGGVLEHVEEAGVHSGDAACTLPPHSLSPDLVERMKDQAIALARELGVVGLMNVQFAIQGKTIYVLEVNPRASRTVPFISKATGMPLAKIASLCMVGKTLAELGATREPEFRHVAVKESVFPFARFAGVDVILGPEMKSTGEVMGIADDFPAAFAKSQQAAGVKLPKSGKVFISVRNDDKPAVVDLARRLRALGFKLVTTGGTHQYLATKGIDTEKVLKVAEGRPHIVDKIVDGQIVLVINTTFGKQEISDSFSIRREALMHSVPYFTTVQAARMAVGAMESLTHKEQTVKPLQDYLGVK
- a CDS encoding pyridoxal phosphate-dependent aminotransferase, whose amino-acid sequence is MNLANRLSAIKPSPTLALNAKAKALSAQGVDVVSFAAGEPDFDTPDFIKQAAIDALGQGFTKYTPTAGIPELREAICAKLARDNHLTYAPDQVLVSVGAKHSLYNIFQALLNEGDEVIILSPYWVSYPDMVQLAGGKPVIIETREEDGFAPDPEAIRKALTPRTKALIINSPSNPSGVVLSRDTLTKIAEAVRGHDCLLVSDDIYEKLLYAGEFSNIGNVAPDLVSRLVVVNGMSKAFSMTGWRLGYTAGPKWLIAGMQMIQDQSTSNPSSFSQKAAVAALKGPESLFEPMVKEYRARRDMVVETLNSMDGVRCRTPEGAFYVLPNISGLYGRSYKGTPLKGSLQVSEILLNDFRIAAVPGAPFGVDANIRLSFATSREQLRKGLERFREFTAAVR
- the coaD gene encoding pantetheine-phosphate adenylyltransferase translates to MRIAIYPGSFDPLTNGHLSIIHRALQMFDRVIVAVAVNPKKTPLFSEEERKAFIREACPDPRVEVDAFHGLLVEYAKSRQVNVLLRGLRAVSDFEYEFQLANMNRKLAPGVETVFMMTGEDYFYVSSNLVREVALFGGDVEGLVPPGVFQALRARYAK
- the rsmD gene encoding 16S rRNA (guanine(966)-N(2))-methyltransferase RsmD, whose product is MRIVAGSARGRALAGPKATSKHIRPTADRVRESLFNVLGQWFEGQKVLDLYAGTGALGLEAVSRGAMRVVLVDSDREALALCRANTDTLGFGARVEVLAQPVERALETLGKRGDRFQLIFADPPYAARVVETVLEGVAKHGVLAAGGTVVIEHDKREPAPEAHVGFSQVDQRRFGDTLVSLFRIA